The Desulfatibacillum aliphaticivorans DSM 15576 genome includes a window with the following:
- a CDS encoding GTP-binding protein → MKLVIIIGFLGTGKTSLLLKLAEKAQSLNKQTAILVNEVGEIGVDNQIMKQLGHNVWEMLGGCVCCSLAGDVIGTLEKIDREFQSDVVLLEPSGAADPKNLMNVLADYQGVPFESLTKVGLIDSLRVEMLMAVAGPLIDSTLTHADMILITKADIASEEELNLAREVALSHLSGESVFAINVREEISQEILERIFPWKD, encoded by the coding sequence ATGAAACTCGTCATCATCATCGGATTTCTGGGGACCGGAAAAACCTCCCTCCTCCTGAAACTGGCCGAGAAAGCCCAAAGCCTGAACAAGCAAACCGCCATTCTGGTCAATGAAGTGGGCGAAATCGGCGTGGATAACCAAATTATGAAACAGCTTGGACACAATGTGTGGGAAATGCTGGGAGGATGCGTCTGCTGCTCCCTGGCCGGAGACGTTATCGGAACCCTGGAAAAAATCGACCGGGAGTTTCAGTCGGACGTGGTCCTGCTGGAGCCCTCCGGCGCAGCCGATCCCAAAAACCTCATGAACGTCCTGGCGGACTATCAGGGCGTTCCCTTTGAAAGCCTGACCAAAGTGGGCCTCATCGACTCCCTGCGGGTGGAAATGCTCATGGCCGTGGCCGGCCCTTTGATTGATTCCACGCTCACCCATGCGGACATGATTCTCATCACCAAAGCGGACATCGCCTCGGAGGAGGAACTGAATCTTGCCCGGGAGGTCGCCCTGAGTCATTTGTCCGGGGAAAGTGTTTTTGCAATCAATGTTCGGGAGGAAATCTCTCAGGAAATATTGGAAAGGATTTTTCCATGGAAGGATTAA
- a CDS encoding cobalamin B12-binding domain-containing protein, whose amino-acid sequence MAGDDALFPDASFLMHLLMELREEESIALVEKLLSQGVDPLMIVEYCQSAMRDVGRYYEEGRYYLSGLMMAGEILRQVMEMVLPILSKNIQEEASGRVLIGTVQGDIHDIGKNLVTMLFRCHGFEVLDLGVDVPPSEFLIKAKEFKPDIVAMSALLTTAHDSIKAAVDLLASQPVDLAQPIATIVGGGFMDEQVCRYVGADFWARDAVTGIRICQRRLEEKKSST is encoded by the coding sequence ATGGCTGGTGACGACGCGCTATTTCCCGATGCATCCTTTCTGATGCATCTCTTGATGGAATTAAGGGAAGAGGAATCCATCGCCCTGGTGGAGAAGCTCTTGAGCCAGGGGGTCGACCCGTTGATGATTGTGGAGTACTGCCAGTCGGCCATGCGGGACGTGGGCAGATATTATGAGGAGGGCCGCTATTATTTGTCCGGGCTCATGATGGCCGGAGAAATCCTTCGCCAGGTCATGGAAATGGTGCTGCCCATCCTTTCCAAGAACATTCAGGAAGAGGCTTCCGGACGGGTTTTGATCGGTACGGTGCAGGGAGACATTCACGACATAGGCAAGAATCTGGTGACCATGCTGTTTCGGTGCCACGGATTTGAAGTGCTGGACCTGGGCGTGGACGTTCCGCCCTCGGAATTTTTAATCAAAGCCAAAGAGTTCAAACCGGACATTGTCGCCATGTCCGCCCTGCTGACCACCGCCCACGACTCCATAAAGGCCGCCGTGGACCTCCTCGCCTCCCAACCCGTGGACCTGGCGCAGCCCATCGCCACTATCGTCGGCGGGGGATTTATGGACGAGCAGGTTTGCCGGTATGTGGGGGCGGATTTTTGGGCCAGGGACGCCGTGACAGGCATACGCATCTGCCAAAGGCGCCTGGAAGAGAAGAAATCCTCTACATAG
- a CDS encoding (Fe-S)-binding protein: protein MASKSYIDAFIPAGKDQDACINCGICLQKCPVMQMGKEESKAEIKRLLNGEQPERVLNECTFCMTCNHYCPQELKPYALIMERMNAKNREGGKEVPAGVKYMFTGDSDSGYFLDQYKKAPEAHQAILDKWTEVPEKSRDTLFIGCFGRTIPHTIEYSKALSGLAKYAPRNACCGEIPYRFGDYDAFTRTVDRTYGMLTQLDTERLVCYCGSCSNFYGNMWPAYHGVELPFEVISIWDWLWEKVQAGDLQFTNKLEGTAAINDSCYSSELGESFYDAVYGLHEAAGLTLAEPANTRQDSLCCGFASGFRNNWDHTQAAQETQKRVDQLKATAAPNVYCYCPGCYAALAPHGKKNGMRIHFSINRILQALGDDPPTKN from the coding sequence ATGGCCAGTAAATCCTATATCGACGCTTTTATCCCTGCAGGCAAAGACCAGGACGCCTGCATCAATTGCGGAATCTGCCTGCAAAAATGCCCGGTGATGCAAATGGGCAAGGAGGAGTCCAAGGCGGAAATCAAACGCCTGCTTAACGGCGAGCAGCCGGAGCGGGTATTGAACGAATGCACCTTCTGCATGACCTGCAACCACTACTGTCCCCAGGAGCTAAAGCCTTACGCGCTCATCATGGAGAGGATGAACGCCAAAAACCGGGAGGGCGGCAAGGAGGTCCCCGCCGGCGTGAAGTACATGTTCACGGGCGACTCGGATTCCGGCTATTTTCTGGATCAATATAAAAAAGCGCCGGAAGCGCATCAGGCCATTTTGGACAAATGGACCGAGGTTCCCGAAAAATCTCGCGACACCTTGTTCATAGGCTGTTTCGGCCGGACCATTCCCCATACCATAGAATACTCCAAAGCCCTGTCCGGCCTGGCGAAATACGCCCCGCGCAACGCATGCTGCGGCGAGATTCCCTACCGGTTCGGCGATTACGACGCCTTTACCCGGACCGTGGACCGCACCTACGGCATGCTGACCCAACTGGATACCGAGCGGCTGGTATGCTATTGCGGCTCATGCTCCAACTTTTACGGAAATATGTGGCCCGCCTATCACGGCGTGGAATTGCCCTTTGAGGTCATTTCCATTTGGGATTGGTTGTGGGAAAAGGTTCAGGCCGGAGATTTGCAATTTACAAACAAGTTGGAAGGAACCGCGGCCATTAACGATTCCTGCTACAGCAGCGAGTTGGGAGAGTCCTTTTATGATGCGGTTTACGGACTGCACGAGGCGGCGGGCCTGACCCTGGCGGAACCGGCCAATACCAGGCAGGACTCCTTGTGCTGCGGATTCGCCAGCGGATTCCGGAATAATTGGGATCATACCCAGGCAGCCCAGGAAACCCAGAAGCGGGTGGATCAGTTAAAAGCCACCGCGGCGCCGAACGTCTATTGCTATTGCCCGGGATGCTACGCCGCCCTGGCCCCTCACGGCAAAAAAAACGGCATGAGAATTCATTTTTCCATCAACCGGATTCTTCAAGCTCTTGGCGACGATCCGCCGACAAAGAACTGA
- a CDS encoding uroporphyrinogen decarboxylase family protein, which yields MSQENEKLYEERKARIQKAINHEPVDMIPSIFMGCAFAPRYMGRTQEEYCLDATAGVDMTIEAIKKLGDMDGVNFMQSGMLPMHLTNLWLSKVLIPGIDLDKDALWQVQEKEVMKPEDYDFIIENGFPAFVEKLLPKVCDMELMGKHNAWMMENITQIAPKFKEAGYYPIVSGITTIPFEPLCGARSMNQFFFDLYRNPDKVEEAMEVLVPVLIEQGVMASMATGVMGVWVGGWRTASAMLAPKLWDRFVWPYFRRVAEALIEKGITPVFHWDQDWTRDLERLKELPPKKCILNLDGMTDIRKAKEILEDHTAIMGDMPPTLFSAGTPDDIYEYTKNLVQDLGPKGLLLTPGCDAPMNTKFENMEAFVAANREYGKVS from the coding sequence ATGAGTCAAGAAAACGAAAAATTGTATGAAGAAAGAAAAGCCAGAATCCAAAAGGCCATCAACCACGAACCCGTGGACATGATTCCCTCCATTTTCATGGGCTGCGCTTTCGCCCCCAGATACATGGGGCGGACCCAGGAAGAATATTGCCTGGATGCGACTGCGGGCGTGGACATGACCATTGAAGCCATTAAAAAGCTGGGCGACATGGACGGCGTTAACTTCATGCAATCGGGCATGCTTCCCATGCACCTGACCAACCTTTGGCTTTCCAAGGTGCTGATACCCGGCATCGACCTGGACAAGGACGCCCTTTGGCAGGTCCAGGAAAAGGAAGTCATGAAACCCGAGGATTACGATTTCATCATTGAGAACGGCTTTCCGGCCTTTGTGGAAAAACTGCTGCCCAAGGTGTGCGATATGGAGCTTATGGGCAAGCATAACGCCTGGATGATGGAGAATATTACGCAAATTGCGCCCAAGTTCAAGGAAGCGGGATACTACCCCATCGTATCCGGTATCACAACCATTCCCTTTGAGCCTCTATGCGGCGCCCGCTCCATGAACCAATTCTTTTTTGACCTTTACAGAAATCCGGACAAGGTCGAGGAAGCCATGGAAGTGCTCGTGCCGGTGCTCATTGAACAAGGCGTCATGGCCTCCATGGCCACAGGCGTCATGGGCGTATGGGTGGGAGGCTGGCGTACGGCCAGCGCCATGCTGGCGCCCAAGCTATGGGACCGGTTTGTATGGCCGTACTTCCGTAGAGTCGCTGAAGCGCTTATTGAAAAAGGGATCACGCCGGTTTTTCACTGGGATCAGGACTGGACCCGCGACCTGGAAAGGCTTAAGGAGCTTCCCCCAAAGAAGTGCATCCTCAACCTGGACGGCATGACCGACATCCGCAAAGCCAAGGAAATCCTGGAAGACCACACGGCTATCATGGGCGACATGCCGCCCACCCTGTTTTCCGCAGGCACGCCGGACGATATATACGAGTACACCAAAAACCTGGTGCAGGACCTGGGGCCCAAGGGCCTCCTGCTGACGCCGGGCTGCGACGCGCCCATGAACACCAAGTTCGAGAATATGGAGGCCTTTGTGGCCGCCAACCGGGAGTACGGCAAAGTTTCATAA
- a CDS encoding DUF1638 domain-containing protein: MRAPSILIACEVVASELQSRIGEDLPVRKLDPSLHVYPDRLRTTIQEAIDEEENNYETLILGYGLCSRAVEGLKSKKSRLVFPLVDDCIGLFLGSKTAHKAHMKSAPGTFFLSKGWMDVGSTPFTEYEYMLGRFGEKAANRLMKAILKNYTRLTYIGMEGAANAQSYQDYARSKAKEHGLEYEEVFGSTALFDELIQGGGSSHIRIVPPGETIRYEMYMGDDN; this comes from the coding sequence ATGCGCGCACCATCAATCCTGATCGCCTGCGAAGTCGTAGCCAGCGAGCTTCAATCAAGAATAGGAGAGGACCTGCCTGTCAGGAAGTTGGACCCCTCCCTGCATGTATACCCGGATCGCCTGCGCACCACAATCCAGGAGGCCATCGACGAGGAGGAAAACAACTACGAAACCCTGATTTTGGGGTACGGGCTCTGCTCTCGCGCTGTGGAAGGCCTGAAATCGAAAAAGTCCAGGCTGGTCTTTCCTTTGGTGGACGACTGCATCGGCCTTTTTCTGGGATCGAAAACTGCGCACAAGGCTCACATGAAGTCCGCGCCCGGCACCTTTTTCCTGAGCAAAGGCTGGATGGACGTGGGTTCCACTCCGTTTACGGAATACGAATACATGCTCGGCCGCTTTGGGGAAAAGGCGGCGAATCGCCTTATGAAAGCCATTCTGAAAAATTACACCCGCTTGACGTACATCGGAATGGAAGGCGCCGCCAATGCCCAATCATACCAGGATTACGCCCGCTCCAAGGCCAAGGAGCATGGGTTGGAATATGAGGAAGTATTTGGGTCGACCGCGCTGTTCGACGAGTTGATCCAAGGTGGTGGAAGCAGCCATATTCGGATCGTGCCGCCCGGGGAAACAATTCGGTACGAAATGTATATGGGGGACGACAACTGA
- a CDS encoding sirohydrochlorin cobaltochelatase, whose product MKPPIVLAAFGTSTRAKATYDLIDAAYREAFPGHEILWAYTSRTVASKVNKRSDEQKLHPEEVMDMLASQGHEWAVVQSLHLAWGHEFFRLKDDVQHEKVRASMGLPLLTSPEDCMEVAEDLARFFDSPEDEAQVFVGHGTDHPAWAMFTAMGSILKDMYGDRAFMGVLEEGYPDREVLINKLLVQGYKKARLIPFLLVSGMHFAKDLAGKKDSWKVKMEEAGIQVETENIGLGQSPAVIQMFVRHTREALHLVPL is encoded by the coding sequence ATGAAGCCCCCCATCGTCCTTGCTGCATTCGGCACTTCCACCCGCGCAAAAGCCACTTACGACCTTATCGACGCAGCCTACAGGGAAGCATTCCCCGGCCATGAAATCCTTTGGGCATACACCTCCCGCACCGTGGCATCCAAGGTGAATAAACGCAGCGACGAACAAAAGCTCCATCCAGAAGAGGTCATGGATATGCTGGCCAGCCAGGGGCATGAGTGGGCTGTGGTGCAATCGTTGCACCTTGCCTGGGGGCATGAGTTTTTTCGTTTGAAGGATGACGTGCAGCACGAAAAAGTCCGGGCTTCCATGGGCCTGCCCTTGCTCACCTCCCCGGAGGATTGCATGGAAGTCGCCGAGGATCTCGCCCGATTTTTTGATTCCCCCGAAGACGAAGCCCAGGTGTTTGTGGGCCACGGCACGGATCACCCGGCATGGGCCATGTTCACGGCCATGGGGAGCATCCTGAAGGATATGTACGGGGATCGGGCTTTCATGGGAGTGCTTGAGGAAGGGTATCCGGACCGGGAGGTCCTGATCAACAAACTGCTGGTCCAGGGATATAAAAAGGCGCGGCTTATCCCCTTTTTGCTGGTTTCGGGCATGCATTTCGCCAAGGACCTGGCCGGGAAAAAGGATTCCTGGAAAGTGAAAATGGAGGAAGCCGGAATTCAAGTGGAAACGGAAAACATAGGCCTTGGCCAAAGCCCGGCCGTCATCCAAATGTTCGTCCGGCACACCCGAGAGGCCTTGCATTTGGTTCCTTTGTAG
- a CDS encoding cobalamin B12-binding domain-containing protein produces MSNDIAALMAELEEEKVLALVKKQLEEGVDVNAILAACQEGMIGVGKKFEEGTYYISDLMMAGEIFKQINEEIGPNLASEQSAKAGKVIVGTVKDDIHDIGKDLVVGMLQSANMDVTDLGVDVPAEKFVEAVKETGATVVSLSALLTVAFDSIKETVEAFEKAGLRDKVKIMIGGGPIDETVCKYTGADNWGADAQAAVTLARGWLS; encoded by the coding sequence ATGAGTAACGATATCGCTGCATTGATGGCGGAGCTGGAAGAGGAGAAAGTTCTGGCTTTGGTGAAAAAGCAGTTGGAGGAAGGTGTGGACGTCAACGCCATTCTCGCCGCCTGCCAGGAAGGCATGATCGGCGTGGGCAAGAAGTTCGAAGAAGGAACCTATTATATTTCCGACCTCATGATGGCCGGTGAAATTTTCAAGCAGATTAACGAGGAGATCGGCCCGAATCTTGCTTCTGAACAAAGCGCCAAAGCCGGAAAAGTGATCGTGGGAACCGTGAAAGACGACATCCACGACATCGGCAAGGACTTGGTCGTGGGCATGCTCCAATCCGCCAACATGGACGTGACCGATCTAGGGGTGGACGTACCGGCCGAAAAATTTGTAGAAGCAGTCAAGGAAACCGGCGCCACGGTGGTCAGCCTGTCCGCTTTGCTGACCGTGGCTTTCGACTCCATCAAGGAAACCGTGGAAGCCTTTGAAAAAGCAGGTCTGCGCGACAAGGTCAAGATCATGATCGGCGGCGGCCCTATTGACGAAACCGTATGCAAATACACCGGCGCGGACAACTGGGGCGCAGACGCCCAGGCGGCCGTTACATTGGCGCGGGGGTGGTTATCATGA
- a CDS encoding GntR family transcriptional regulator, with amino-acid sequence MDKALKIDRKSYLPAYAQIVDIIRKQISSGEYPPGSRLPSESQLCRQFQVSSVTVRRAISVLVEQGVVDTTQGKGSFIKPLELGSFSFDLRELQEVFEDEEDTQVKLLKARIIKADAALADKLPVEEGDRAIHICRLISSHGAPLIYNHQYLIYDPSRPIVESELDLTSLGGLFAGTGKTNLKRGDLRLKPASLSEDEARYLQEKPGTPAFCLEHTFFDLQDKQISWGWFIFLNERLHFGAKVGV; translated from the coding sequence ATGGACAAAGCACTTAAAATAGATCGAAAATCCTACCTGCCCGCTTACGCCCAGATTGTGGATATCATCCGAAAGCAAATCTCTTCGGGGGAGTATCCGCCGGGAAGCCGCCTTCCCTCGGAATCCCAGTTGTGCCGGCAGTTCCAGGTCAGCTCGGTGACGGTTCGCCGGGCCATAAGCGTCCTGGTGGAGCAGGGGGTTGTGGACACAACCCAGGGCAAGGGGTCTTTTATCAAGCCCCTGGAGCTGGGGAGCTTCTCTTTTGACCTCCGGGAGTTGCAGGAGGTTTTCGAAGACGAGGAAGACACCCAGGTCAAACTATTGAAGGCCAGAATAATAAAAGCGGATGCAGCGCTGGCCGACAAGCTGCCAGTGGAGGAGGGAGACCGCGCCATTCACATCTGCAGGCTGATTTCCAGCCATGGAGCCCCTCTGATTTATAATCACCAGTATTTGATATACGATCCCAGCAGGCCCATCGTGGAGTCGGAGCTGGACCTCACCTCCCTGGGCGGCCTTTTCGCAGGAACCGGCAAGACCAATTTAAAAAGGGGCGACCTGCGCCTTAAGCCAGCCTCCCTGAGCGAGGATGAAGCCCGGTATCTGCAGGAAAAACCGGGGACGCCCGCCTTTTGCCTGGAGCACACCTTTTTCGACTTGCAGGACAAGCAGATCAGTTGGGGCTGGTTCATCTTTTTGAATGAACGGTTGCATTTCGGCGCCAAGGTGGGAGTGTGA
- a CDS encoding dihydropteroate synthase has product MKIIGEKINGTRKSVGQAIKEKDAEFIAALAKAQVEAGANLLDVNAGSAPDTETEDLIWLVGVVQDAVDCQLCLDSSRPEPLKAALEKVSQKPMINSISGEPKRLEEILPLAAANDCELIALALDEGGIPKTVDARMEVVRKMIARTRESGLADERLYIDPLVLSIATDIQAGNITLEVIRRIREEFPEAHITMGLSNVSFGLPKRMLINRTFLTLAYAAGMDSAIVDPTEASMREAILTVKMLLGEDRFCRNYTRMMQAAAAPKR; this is encoded by the coding sequence ATGAAGATAATCGGCGAAAAAATAAATGGAACCAGGAAATCCGTGGGCCAGGCCATCAAGGAGAAAGACGCGGAATTCATCGCAGCTTTGGCGAAGGCTCAGGTGGAGGCCGGCGCAAACCTTCTGGATGTGAACGCAGGCTCCGCGCCCGATACGGAAACCGAGGACCTGATCTGGCTGGTGGGCGTGGTTCAGGACGCCGTGGACTGTCAGCTTTGCCTGGACAGCTCCCGGCCCGAGCCTTTAAAAGCCGCCCTGGAAAAGGTCAGTCAAAAGCCCATGATCAACTCCATATCCGGCGAGCCCAAGCGGCTGGAGGAAATTCTCCCCCTGGCCGCAGCCAACGACTGCGAGTTGATCGCCCTGGCCCTGGACGAAGGCGGGATTCCTAAAACGGTCGACGCCCGCATGGAGGTGGTCCGGAAAATGATCGCCCGCACCCGCGAAAGCGGCCTGGCCGATGAAAGGCTTTACATCGATCCTCTGGTGCTTTCCATTGCCACCGACATCCAGGCTGGCAACATTACCTTGGAGGTCATCCGCCGCATTCGGGAGGAGTTCCCCGAGGCCCACATCACCATGGGGCTTAGCAACGTGTCTTTCGGCCTGCCCAAGCGTATGCTCATCAACCGAACCTTTCTGACCTTGGCCTATGCGGCCGGTATGGATTCGGCCATTGTAGACCCCACGGAAGCATCCATGCGGGAGGCGATCCTGACCGTCAAAATGCTCCTGGGCGAAGATCGCTTCTGCCGCAACTACACCCGCATGATGCAAGCCGCCGCAGCGCCTAAAAGATAA
- a CDS encoding ASKHA domain-containing protein, whose amino-acid sequence MSSKSEKTCTVEFQPLGRRIEAPFETTIAQAAQSAGVPLAADCGGKGKCGKCRVHILAGGAAPPDSSELKVLEQSSAAPQERLACMTRILGDVKIHVPKASMVHEQSLQLEGRMRSPDGDRLVQSRFVNLPLPNLQDQRSDSRRLSEAMDAWDENGWTLSPEFVRRLSGSLRESNGELTVFLQDGAPIGLIAGKKTPIGAAFDLGTTTIAGRLVDLETGEILCSEGCMNPQISYGEDVISRLDYAIHNPDGPGRLSAAAKDAINDLLSALCKNAGVEPERVSNISVACNTAMSHLLLKLPASPLARSPYAAGFSNPLELTGKAFGIKDAPTAKVYVFPCIEGFVGGDHTAMILACGLDQADETCLGVDIGTNTEIVLTRPGADGGMFVTSCASGPALEGAHVRDGMRASPGAIHKVRITENGPEIFTINNEPPVGICGSGLVDALAEMVRAGVLDSRGHFTYEAKGVHKSPRGKYYLLATKEKDQAKQDIIITQKDISELQLAKGAIHAGVQKLLQQMGISAKEISRVYMAGAFGSHLNMESALAIRLLPEDLADAEFVQAGNAAADGACLALLSRRERSRAEKIARNAVHVEMANDSSFSSVLVKAMRF is encoded by the coding sequence ATGTCATCCAAATCCGAAAAAACTTGCACGGTGGAGTTCCAGCCTCTGGGCAGGCGCATTGAGGCTCCCTTTGAAACCACAATCGCCCAGGCCGCCCAATCGGCCGGCGTTCCCCTGGCCGCCGATTGCGGGGGCAAGGGCAAGTGCGGAAAATGCCGGGTGCACATTCTCGCCGGCGGGGCCGCTCCTCCCGATTCGTCGGAATTAAAGGTTTTGGAGCAATCTTCGGCCGCCCCCCAGGAACGTTTGGCCTGCATGACCCGCATTTTGGGCGATGTAAAAATACATGTGCCCAAAGCCTCCATGGTTCATGAACAAAGCCTGCAACTGGAAGGCCGTATGCGAAGCCCGGACGGAGACCGGCTGGTTCAATCCCGGTTTGTAAATCTCCCCTTGCCCAATTTGCAGGACCAGCGTTCGGACTCGCGTCGCCTGTCCGAGGCTATGGACGCTTGGGATGAAAACGGGTGGACCCTATCCCCCGAGTTTGTAAGACGCCTGTCCGGCTCATTGCGGGAGTCGAACGGAGAGTTGACCGTGTTTTTGCAGGACGGCGCTCCCATCGGTCTGATTGCCGGAAAAAAAACGCCCATAGGCGCCGCCTTTGACTTGGGAACCACAACCATAGCGGGGCGGCTGGTGGACTTGGAAACCGGCGAAATCCTTTGTTCGGAAGGGTGCATGAACCCCCAGATTTCCTACGGCGAGGATGTGATCAGCCGTCTGGACTACGCCATTCATAACCCGGACGGACCTGGCAGGCTGTCGGCGGCGGCCAAGGATGCAATCAACGATCTCCTGAGCGCATTATGTAAAAATGCAGGCGTCGAGCCGGAAAGGGTTTCCAATATTTCGGTCGCCTGCAACACCGCCATGTCGCACCTGCTGTTAAAATTGCCGGCCTCCCCCCTGGCGCGGTCTCCCTACGCCGCAGGATTTTCCAATCCCCTGGAGCTTACGGGAAAGGCGTTCGGAATAAAAGACGCTCCCACCGCCAAAGTGTATGTCTTTCCTTGTATTGAGGGCTTTGTGGGCGGGGATCATACAGCTATGATACTGGCCTGCGGCCTGGATCAGGCTGATGAAACCTGCCTGGGAGTGGATATTGGCACCAACACGGAAATCGTCCTAACCAGGCCGGGCGCAGACGGCGGCATGTTCGTCACATCCTGCGCTTCGGGCCCGGCATTGGAAGGCGCCCACGTTCGCGACGGCATGCGTGCCAGCCCCGGCGCCATTCATAAGGTGAGGATAACGGAAAACGGCCCTGAAATTTTCACCATCAACAACGAGCCGCCCGTAGGAATTTGCGGCTCCGGCCTTGTGGACGCTTTGGCCGAAATGGTCAGGGCGGGGGTCCTGGACTCTCGCGGGCATTTTACCTACGAGGCCAAGGGAGTGCACAAAAGCCCCCGCGGCAAATATTATCTGCTGGCTACCAAGGAAAAAGACCAAGCAAAACAAGACATCATAATCACACAGAAGGATATATCGGAACTCCAACTGGCTAAAGGCGCCATCCACGCCGGCGTGCAAAAGCTGCTGCAACAGATGGGAATTTCCGCCAAGGAAATCTCCCGGGTCTACATGGCGGGCGCCTTCGGGTCTCACCTGAATATGGAGAGCGCCCTGGCCATCCGCCTCCTGCCCGAAGACCTGGCGGACGCTGAATTCGTGCAGGCCGGAAATGCAGCCGCGGACGGAGCATGCCTGGCCTTGCTTTCCCGCCGGGAAAGAAGCCGGGCCGAAAAAATCGCCCGAAACGCCGTGCATGTGGAAATGGCCAACGATTCCAGCTTCAGCAGCGTTCTCGTGAAAGCCATGCGCTTCTAA